One Streptomyces sp. CNQ-509 DNA window includes the following coding sequences:
- a CDS encoding IclR family transcriptional regulator: MSQSVGRALAILPMLAEGPAGLEQVATRLGVHKTTAMRLLRTLHEHGLVYRQDDQRYRLGARLFALAQAAAESLDVREIAHPHLVKLGEQTGHTVHLAVYEDREVMYIDKVDSRYPVRMYSRIGRPVAITVAAVAKLLLADLPDPERRAVAERLEYPMYTPRSTPDAQALLTELAAVREQGWATDFGGHEESINCIGAPIRGADGRTVAACSLSAPNVVVTADELMTLLPQLRRTAAAISDDYSGRVPA, from the coding sequence ATGAGCCAGTCGGTCGGCCGCGCGCTCGCCATCCTGCCCATGCTCGCCGAAGGGCCCGCGGGCCTGGAACAGGTCGCCACCCGGCTCGGCGTGCACAAGACCACCGCCATGCGGCTGCTGCGCACCCTCCACGAACACGGCCTGGTCTACCGCCAGGACGACCAGCGCTACCGCCTCGGCGCCCGGCTCTTCGCCCTCGCCCAGGCGGCGGCCGAGAGCCTGGACGTCCGCGAGATCGCCCACCCGCACCTGGTGAAGCTCGGCGAGCAGACCGGGCATACCGTGCACCTCGCGGTCTACGAGGACCGCGAGGTGATGTACATCGACAAGGTCGACAGCCGCTACCCGGTGCGGATGTACTCGCGCATCGGCCGGCCCGTTGCGATCACCGTCGCGGCCGTGGCCAAGCTGCTCCTCGCCGACCTGCCGGACCCGGAGCGGCGCGCCGTCGCCGAGCGGCTCGAATACCCCATGTACACCCCCCGTTCGACGCCCGACGCGCAGGCCCTGCTCACCGAGCTGGCCGCGGTGCGCGAGCAGGGGTGGGCCACCGACTTCGGCGGCCACGAGGAGTCCATCAACTGCATCGGCGCCCCCATCCGCGGCGCCGACGGCCGTACCGTCGCCGCCTGCTCCCTGTCGGCGCCGAACGTCGTCGTCACCGCGGACGAGCTGATGACCCTCCTCCCGCAGCTCCGCCGCACGGCGGCAGCGATCAGTGACGACTACTCCGGAAGAGTGCCCGCATGA
- a CDS encoding RidA family protein, with product MSDKAQKTDVTPATHVPPPARFSAGVRKGNILQVAGQVGFLPAEEGKPPTPAGPDLRAQTEQTLSNVKAVLEEGGASWEDAVMIRVYLTDTAHFAEFNQIYDAYFAELEQPPAARTTVYVGLPAGLLVEIDCLAVLG from the coding sequence ATGAGCGACAAGGCCCAGAAGACCGACGTCACCCCCGCCACCCACGTACCGCCGCCGGCACGCTTCTCTGCGGGCGTGCGCAAGGGCAACATCCTCCAGGTCGCAGGACAGGTCGGCTTCCTGCCGGCCGAGGAGGGCAAGCCGCCGACCCCGGCGGGCCCGGACCTGCGGGCGCAGACCGAGCAGACGCTGTCCAACGTCAAGGCGGTGCTGGAGGAGGGCGGCGCGTCGTGGGAGGACGCGGTGATGATCCGCGTGTACCTCACCGACACCGCACACTTCGCCGAGTTCAACCAGATCTACGACGCCTACTTCGCGGAGCTGGAGCAGCCGCCGGCGGCGCGTACGACCGTCTACGTCGGGCTGCCCGCCGGGCTGCTCGTGGAGATCGACTGCCTGGCCGTCCTCGGCTGA
- a CDS encoding GlxA family transcriptional regulator, producing MLSKVVCLLTDEVNAFELGVICEVFGMDRREEGLPVYDFSFATPRPGRVTVHPGLPVEVAHGLEQFAGADLIAIPAGQGFAYRDFPPELLHALREAVARGTKVLSVCTGGFLLAQAGLLDGRRCTTHWMFADRLKREYPRALVEPGVLYVVDGPVLTSAGTASGIDACLALVREEQGSKVANAIARRMVVPPHRDGGQAQYIDRPVRGTCDDDAIARVLAWMQEHLDEDATVEQLAARAHLAPRTFARRFQQETGTTPYQWLLGQRLLLAQQLLEETDATVDAIAARAGFGNAATLRHHFLRRLGTTPNTYRRTFRGPAVGAGR from the coding sequence ATGCTCTCCAAAGTGGTGTGTCTGCTCACCGACGAGGTCAACGCCTTCGAGCTGGGCGTCATCTGCGAGGTCTTCGGCATGGACCGCCGCGAGGAGGGCCTGCCGGTCTACGACTTCTCCTTCGCCACCCCGCGCCCGGGACGCGTCACCGTCCACCCCGGCCTCCCCGTCGAGGTGGCGCACGGCCTGGAGCAGTTCGCCGGCGCCGACCTGATCGCCATCCCGGCCGGCCAGGGGTTCGCGTACCGCGACTTCCCGCCCGAGCTGCTGCACGCGCTGCGCGAGGCGGTCGCGCGCGGCACGAAGGTGCTGAGCGTGTGCACCGGCGGGTTCCTGCTCGCCCAGGCGGGGCTGCTGGACGGCCGCCGCTGCACGACGCACTGGATGTTCGCCGACCGCCTCAAGCGCGAGTACCCGCGGGCGCTCGTCGAGCCGGGCGTCCTCTACGTCGTCGACGGCCCGGTGCTCACCTCCGCCGGCACCGCCTCCGGCATCGACGCCTGCCTCGCCCTCGTCCGCGAGGAGCAGGGCAGCAAGGTGGCCAACGCGATCGCCCGCCGGATGGTCGTCCCGCCGCACCGGGACGGCGGCCAGGCGCAGTACATCGACCGGCCGGTGCGCGGCACGTGCGACGACGACGCCATCGCCCGGGTGCTGGCCTGGATGCAGGAGCACCTGGACGAGGACGCCACGGTGGAGCAGTTGGCGGCGCGGGCGCATCTGGCGCCGCGGACGTTCGCCCGCCGCTTCCAGCAGGAGACGGGCACGACGCCGTACCAGTGGCTGCTCGGCCAGCGGCTGCTGCTGGCGCAGCAGTTGCTGGAGGAGACCGACGCCACGGTGGACGCCATCGCCGCCCGCGCGGGCTTCGGCAACGCGGCGACGCTGCGCCACCACTTCCTGCGCCGGCTGGGCACCACGCCGAACACCTACCGGCGGACGTTCCGCGGCCCGGCCGTCGGCGCGGGGCGCTGA